CTGTTGAAGCTGAGACAAGAGTAAAGTTGCCATCCTCAGTGGGTAAAAAAAGGGCAACGTTATGTACCTGAAAGACACTACGTATTAAGTCAAGAATATTATCACCATTATGATTATCAGTCATTAGGCTCTCTTTATAGGATTCTCTAAAATACTAGATTATTAATAACTATAAATAGTTGTTACTTTTTATATGAAAGTACTAAATAACTTATCAAAGGCAAGGGCATTCATGCAACTATCTTTTCTTGGATAAATTAGTGAATAATTTATTATTTAATAATTTTATTTTATATCTATTAATGAGTTGTCAAAAGTAATACAGTTGCTTAACATATACTCTGTAGTATCTATATTTGTTTATAGATATTTATAGTAATGTAATATATTATAAACATTTTAAATATATTAAACTTATATATTTTATATATGGAGTATTCAGTTGACACGTGTTATTGTAGTTGATGACTCTGCATTTTTTAGAAGCTCTATTACTAAAATGCTAACTCAAGATTCAGAAATTGAAGTTATTGGAGTTGCAAAAGATGGTATAGAAGGTCTTGAGAAGATAAAAAACCTTAAACCTGATGTTGTTACTATGGATATTGAAATGCCAAAACTTGATGGTATTTCAACTTTAAAAATTATTATGGATGAAATGCCATTACCTGTAATTATGGTCAGTTCCTTAACAAAAGAAGGAGCTGAAGCAACATTAAAAGCTCTTGAGTTTGGAGCTGTTGATTTTATCCCAAAGTATCCAGGTAATAGCTTGGCAAGTATGGACTTAGCAGCACTATCATCAGATCTGTGTACAAAGGTCAAAGCTGTTGCAGCACGAGCAAAACGCTTTCCATTAAAGCGGATAAGGAAAGATAAAGTACCTATTATCTCTCCTGTAAAAAAAGATTTTTTTACATCACCTAATCATTCAGAAAGGTCTAGGAGAGATATTATTGCCATTGGTGTTTCAACAGGAGGACCTCCAGCTGTACAAAAGGTTCTTTCAGAGCTTCCAGAAACATTTCCAGCTTGTATTCTTATTGCTCAACATATGCCAGCAGCTTTTACAAAACCTTTTGCAGAACGACTTAACAGTATGTGTAAAATTTCTGTAAAAGAAGCCGAGCATGGTAATCCTATAAAAAATGGCATAGCTTATGTATGTCCGGGTGGAAGACATTTACGCTTAGACTTGAAAGGTGCTTTACCTCAGATTTCTGTGGTTTCTGAACCATCAACAGCTCTTTATAAGCCATCTGCTAATGTTCTTATGGAGTCAGTTGGTAAAAGCATGGGTGGAAGATCTGTTGGAGTTATTATGACAGGTATGGGAAGTGATGGGGTTGAAGGGATGAGAGTACTTAAATCTAAAGGAGGATTTGTTATTGCTCAGAGTGAAGCTTCATGTGTTGTTTATGGTATGCCAAAAGCAATAGTAGATGGTGGTCTTGCGGATGAAGTTGTTGATCTTGATAACATTGCGGAAAGGGTAGCTTCGGCTCTTTATAAATAATATATCTGTTGAGAGTCATTATCATGATAAATCATAATGTGGAACAGATAACACAAGAAATTTTGACACGACTTGAGAGTGATAAGTCAGATGAAATTCGTTCTGCAGCTTTTGAAGCAGCTGAACTAAAGGCTTCTGACAGTATTCCTTTGTTAATAAAACATCTCCAGAGTCCAAATTTTGGAGTACAGGAAGCTGCAGAATATGCAATAAGAAAGATTAGGGGAGTAGAGACAGTACAATCTTTAATACCACTATTACGGTTAGAAGATGTTGCAATTCGTAATAGCGCTATAGATATTTTACAAGAAATTGGCGCTGATGATCTCAATACTTTATATAAATTACTTCATGATCAAGATGTTGATATACGTATATTTGTAGCTGATATTTTAGGATCTGTAGGATCGTTTTCAGCTGTAAGTATGCTTATAGAAGTGCTCGAGAATGATACAGATGTAAATGTACGTTATCAAGCATGTATAAGCCTTGGTAAGTTAGGATATAGTGAAGCTAAGGGTGCATTAAGTAATGCTCTTGAAAAAGACGAAGATTGGGTTCAATTTGCTGCAGTTGAAGCACTTACAAAACTAAAGGCTAACGCTTGTGTCGACATTTTGTTAGCTGCACTCCCCAAAAGTTCTGACTTTGTTGCTAGTACAATAATTAATGCATTAGGTATAATTGGGAATATGTTATCAGTGCCTGTTCTACTTCAACAACTTGATAAGAGTACAGGGCCGCTTCGAAATGCTACTGTTAAGGCTATAATACAAATTATTGGTGCTCCGTCTCTTGGTCTTTTAGGAGAGAAAGATTTAGATAAGCTATATACATACCTTCTTGTTGCCCTTGAAGATGAAGATGAAGAGATTGTTCTTGTTGCGTTCACAGGTCTTTCTTTCTTTCAAGGTAAGGAAGCAACAACACGTAAGGTTTTTGAGCGTATTCAAAAAATGGACTCTCTTCATGATGCTGATCTTTTATCAGCAGCCATTAAATGTCTCATAGATGTTGGTTATAATAGTGCTTTGAAAGAAGGAATTTTTTCTAAAAATGAAGAAGTTGTTAAAGTTGCTATTGAAGTATGTGGTAGTATAGGTGACCAAGATTGTGTAGGACTTTTTATTGAATCTTTTTGGATTTTACCATTAGAACTACAGAGGTTTGTTATAAATTATCTTGTTAATATTGCAGATACATCTAATCTTAGTTTTTTTACTGAAGTATTATCACGACATACAGATATTTCTATTATTAAAGCTGCACTTCTCTTCTTGGGAAAACAATTATCGCCTGCTTTATCTTCTGATATACTAAGCTATCTTTATCATCCAGATGTTGAGGTTAGAAAAACAGCACTTGAGGCCTGTCTGGCTTTGAATGATGAACAGATAAATAAACAAGTTATTGAGTTATTTTTTAATGAAGATCCTTCACTTAGAATGTTAGCAATATATGCAATGGGTAAAATAAGTCCAGAAACATATGTAAACTCTTTATTATTAGCTTTAAAGGATAGTTCAGGCGAAGTAAGAAGAGCTGCTATTGAATCATTAGGAGAGCTTTCTAAAATAACTCCTGAACTCTTTGAATCTATCTCCTCTATTGTATATGATGAATGCAAGGAAGTACGATTAGCTTTAATTAATTTGGCAAAAAAGATAGGAACACAACAATCATTATCTTTTATTATCAATATGTTGGAAGATAGTGATAGTTGGGTGGTGATCAGGGCAATAGAGGCATTAATTGATTATAAAACAGAAGAAGTAGCAGTATTAGCTATCATTAATAGATTAGAAAATGCTGATGTTCTTGTGACAATGAAGATTATTGAAGCACTTGGGATTATAGGTGGAAAGCTTGCTTTCCAAGCTTTGTTAAACCTTATTAATCATGAGAACCCTGATATCCAACAAGCAGTTTCTGATGCATTAAGTTATATTCAGGAAGAGCAAGGAGAAGATTTTTAATGGCACTTCCAATTGAAACAACATCACTTCGTTCTAGCCCTGGAATTACAGACAGCGAGTTCAAACAATTACGTGATTTTATACATCAGAAAAGCGGTATTTTTATTGCCGATAACAGGAAATATCTTATAGAAAATAGACTTGTAGGACGTATTAGAGCTTTAAATCTTAAAAGTTATGGAGAGTATTATAGTTATTTAAAATTTGATCCTAATAGGCAAACAGAGCTTACATATCTATTTAATGCAGTTACAACAAATGAAACAAGTTTTTTTCGCAACCCTCCTCAACTTGAAGTATTTCAGAAGGTGGTTTTGACAAGGGTTATAGAAGAAGCAAAAAAGAGT
The sequence above is drawn from the Lawsonia intracellularis PHE/MN1-00 genome and encodes:
- a CDS encoding protein-glutamate methylesterase/protein-glutamine glutaminase; this encodes MTRVIVVDDSAFFRSSITKMLTQDSEIEVIGVAKDGIEGLEKIKNLKPDVVTMDIEMPKLDGISTLKIIMDEMPLPVIMVSSLTKEGAEATLKALEFGAVDFIPKYPGNSLASMDLAALSSDLCTKVKAVAARAKRFPLKRIRKDKVPIISPVKKDFFTSPNHSERSRRDIIAIGVSTGGPPAVQKVLSELPETFPACILIAQHMPAAFTKPFAERLNSMCKISVKEAEHGNPIKNGIAYVCPGGRHLRLDLKGALPQISVVSEPSTALYKPSANVLMESVGKSMGGRSVGVIMTGMGSDGVEGMRVLKSKGGFVIAQSEASCVVYGMPKAIVDGGLADEVVDLDNIAERVASALYK
- a CDS encoding HEAT repeat domain-containing protein, with the protein product MINHNVEQITQEILTRLESDKSDEIRSAAFEAAELKASDSIPLLIKHLQSPNFGVQEAAEYAIRKIRGVETVQSLIPLLRLEDVAIRNSAIDILQEIGADDLNTLYKLLHDQDVDIRIFVADILGSVGSFSAVSMLIEVLENDTDVNVRYQACISLGKLGYSEAKGALSNALEKDEDWVQFAAVEALTKLKANACVDILLAALPKSSDFVASTIINALGIIGNMLSVPVLLQQLDKSTGPLRNATVKAIIQIIGAPSLGLLGEKDLDKLYTYLLVALEDEDEEIVLVAFTGLSFFQGKEATTRKVFERIQKMDSLHDADLLSAAIKCLIDVGYNSALKEGIFSKNEEVVKVAIEVCGSIGDQDCVGLFIESFWILPLELQRFVINYLVNIADTSNLSFFTEVLSRHTDISIIKAALLFLGKQLSPALSSDILSYLYHPDVEVRKTALEACLALNDEQINKQVIELFFNEDPSLRMLAIYAMGKISPETYVNSLLLALKDSSGEVRRAAIESLGELSKITPELFESISSIVYDECKEVRLALINLAKKIGTQQSLSFIINMLEDSDSWVVIRAIEALIDYKTEEVAVLAIINRLENADVLVTMKIIEALGIIGGKLAFQALLNLINHENPDIQQAVSDALSYIQEEQGEDF